GTACTTTCCTCGGTCTCCTCTTCGGTGCTCTCTTCCATTGTCGTCTCTTCAGTTGTTGCTTCATCAGTAGCCTCTTCTGAATCTCCACCGGAATCTCCGCCACAAGCACCAAGTACAAGCACCATCGCAAAACTCATAAGTAACCAGAACTTTTTCATCAGCCTGTCTCCTTTACCAATATAATTGTTTATATTAGCTCCATACCCCGGGGCATTGAGTACTTAAACACCATTTTCGGATGTTGGGGCAGAATTATGAATTTTCTAAAGTCTGCCTAGAGCAATCCAATGAAGTTTTCTGGCCATAAAAAATGTTCCCCCAACCGGGGGAACATGATTCATCATCCTTCATCATCCATCGTCATTCGGAGATAGGCATCGATGAACGGACCGATATCACCGTCCATGACCTTGTCGGTGTTTCCGACCTCCATATTCGTACGATGGTCCTTCACCATCGAATAGGGGTGGAAGACGTAGGAGCGTATTTGGCTGCCCCATCCGATCTCCTTCTGTTCACCCTTGATGGCATCGATCTCTGCCCGCTGCTCCTCAAGTTCCCTCTGATACAGTTTGGACTTCAGCATCGTCATCGCCTGGTCGCGGTTTTTGATCTGTGACCGCTCATTCTGGCATGTCACGACAATGCCGGTCGGATGGTGGGTGATCCGTACTGCAGAGTCGGTCGTATTGACGTGCTGCCCGCCGGCGCCGCTTGCTCGGTAGGTGTCGACGCTGATCTCTTCAGGCTTCACTTCGATCTTGATGTCCTGGTTCTCAAACTGCGGTGTAACTTCACATGAAACGAATGAAGTATGCCGTCTGCCTGATGAATCGAAAGGCGAGATGCGCACCAGGCGGTGCACGCCCTTCTCGGCCTTCAGCAGCCCGTAGCTGTTGAGGCCCTTGATCAGCAGCGCGACACTTTTGACACCTGCTTCGTCTCCGGCCTGGTAATCGAGCGTTTCGACTTTGAAGCCCTGCTGATCGGCATAGCGCTGGTACATGCGCAGCAGCATCTCCGCCCAATCCTGGGATTCGGTGCCGCCGGCGCCGGGATGAAGTTCAAGTATCGCATTCAATCCATCATGCTCG
The sequence above is drawn from the Salinicoccus roseus genome and encodes:
- the prfB gene encoding peptide chain release factor 2 (programmed frameshift), translated to MELYEIRNFIGDMHGKLDDFRGSLDLEEKEIQIREYEERMTDPGFWDNQEEAQQVIDSNNNLKKVVDEFHNIEAAVEDIEVSYELLKEENDEDMYRTLEENVSQVRAQIQAFELNMLLNNEHDGLNAILELHPGAGGTESQDWAEMLLRMYQRYADQQGFKVETLDYQAGDEAGVKSVALLIKGLNSYGLLKAEKGVHRLVRISPFDSSGRRHTSFVSCEVTPQFENQDIKIEVKPEEISVDTYRASGAGGQHVNTTDSAVRITHHPTGIVVTCQNERSQIKNRDQAMTMLKSKLYQRELEEQRAEIDAIKGEQKEIGWGSQIRSYVFHPYSMVKDHRTNMEVGNTDKVMDGDIGPFIDAYLRMTMDDEG